In the genome of Nitrospirota bacterium, the window CTCGCTGATTATGCGCAGCAGGAGAAGATCACGCTGCTGGAGGCCTTCGGCAGGGCATCTGAAACAGACGGCTTGCAGGGGAAAGCTGCCGAGGCAGCGCAGGGACTTGCAGCAGCGGTAAGCAGATATAAATCGCTCTTCTCGGGGAATAAAGACATGTCTGCATCGCTGAGGGCGTTGAGCGAAGAGATCGGCTACCGCGATCATCTCCAGGGCCTCTATAAAACTCCCGAGGCGGTCATGCAGCGGCTCCAGAACATCGAAGGCTTCATCGAGTCCCTCGCGCACTACGAGAAGAGCGACGAGTCGCCCTCGCTCCACGGCTTTCTCGAGACCCTCGCCCTCACCGACCTGCTCAAGGAAAAAGAGGAGCGCCAGGGCAGCGGAGTCACGCTCATCTCCTTCCACTCGGCAAAGGGCCTGGAGTTCCCGGTGGTCTTCATCGTGGGTGTCGAGGACGACATCCTTCCTCACAAGAAGTCGATTTGTGAAGTCGACGGCATCGAAGAGGAGCGGCGGCTCTTTTATGTCGGCATAACCCGCGCGATGAAGGAGCTTTACCTTACCCATGCAGGGAGCCGGATGCGCTACAACAAGAGCGAGCGCTGCAATCCCTCCCGCTTCATCGATGAGCTGCCGGAAGGCGTCGTGAAGAGGATCGAAGGCGGTGCGGTGATCGACGACGGGCTCTCCGAAGAGGACGCGGCAAAGGCGTTCTTCGCCACCATGAAAGCCATGCTGGGGGAGTGATAGTGATGGAATTCCGTTATACTATTCAGGCGTGGCCGGAAGCGCCCGGCAAGGAGGGGGAAACGCCATGGTGCCTAAAAGCGAAGGTGAGCTCAGGATAGAACGCCTCAGGGCGAGGCTCAGGGACAAGGGAATCGACGGAGCCCTCATCGTCTACCCTATCGATGTCTACTACTTTTCCGGGACCCGTCAGAATGCGCTCCTCTGGATCCCCTCAGAGGGAGAGCCGGTGCTCCTGGTGCGGAAGAGCTACACCAGGGCACGCGGCGAAAGCATCATCGCGGATGTCAGGCCGATGCCCGCGAGCAGGGAGCTCCCGGCGCTCTTCAGTAAGAATATCCGGAGGATCGGGGTCACGTTCGATGTACTGCCGGTACAGCAGTACCACTTCTATTCCGGAATCCTGGCCGGATGCGAATTCGTCGATATCTCTGCTATCAACCGCGAGTTCCGCTCGATCAAGTCGCCGTGGGAGGTCGAGCAGCTGCGGTCGAGCGGCCGCAAGCTCTCCGAAGTCTTCAGCACGATCCCCTCATTTCTTGTGGCGGGAATGAGCGAGATCGATCTGGCTGCAGAGATCGAATACCGGCTGAAGAGAGCGGGGACCGACGGTCATCTCCGTATACGGGCCTTCAACCAGGACATCGTCTACCTCGCCGTTGCAGGAGAAAATGCCGCGCTCCCCGGCTGCTTCGACGGAGCGGTTGCCGGCAAAGGGCTCTCTATCGCTGCGCCCTACGGGCCGTCCAGGGACCCTATCAAGAAACACTCGCCGGTCATTGTCGACTACGCAGGGGTCTTCAACGGCTATATCGTCGACATGACCCGCCTCTTTGTGATCGGCAGCCTTCCGGAGGAGCTGGAGCGGGCGTTCAGGGTGAGCCTCGAGATCGAGCAGTGGCTTGTCAGGAGCCTGAGACCCGGAGCGGTCGGCGAGGAGCTCTTCGCCGGAGCTGTACGGATGGCCGAATCCGCCGGTTTGGGAGAGCGCTTTATGGGATACCCGGGGGAACAGGCGAAGTTTGTAGGCCACGGTACCGGGCTCGAGCTGGATGAGCTCCCCCTGCTCGCT includes:
- a CDS encoding Xaa-Pro peptidase family protein — protein: MVPKSEGELRIERLRARLRDKGIDGALIVYPIDVYYFSGTRQNALLWIPSEGEPVLLVRKSYTRARGESIIADVRPMPASRELPALFSKNIRRIGVTFDVLPVQQYHFYSGILAGCEFVDISAINREFRSIKSPWEVEQLRSSGRKLSEVFSTIPSFLVAGMSEIDLAAEIEYRLKRAGTDGHLRIRAFNQDIVYLAVAGENAALPGCFDGAVAGKGLSIAAPYGPSRDPIKKHSPVIVDYAGVFNGYIVDMTRLFVIGSLPEELERAFRVSLEIEQWLVRSLRPGAVGEELFAGAVRMAESAGLGERFMGYPGEQAKFVGHGTGLELDELPLLAPRFSSPLEAGHVLAIEPKFVFPGQGTVGIENTYALTPEGVERLTDLPDAIVYL